In Pongo pygmaeus isolate AG05252 chromosome 19, NHGRI_mPonPyg2-v2.0_pri, whole genome shotgun sequence, the genomic stretch TGCAGATGGGGGATGGGTGGCTGAGAGTTGAGGGCAGAGGGTGTGCCCCTTCCTTAGCAGGGGACTCAGCTAGGGTGTAATGTGCTAGGTCTGTGTGACAGGGCCGGATTCCATAcacctcctcacctcctcctcccagtaACCCTCTGGGGTGCCATGACTCCTCCCTGCTATGGATGGAGGAAAGTGATTGATCTGCCAGAGACATGAAACCCCATGATCCTTCCTTCCACAATAAACTGGAGGGTCAAAACAGGCAAGAGTAGGTCTAGGTCTTCTAAAAGCCATACCTGAAACGTTTCCAGTAAAAGTTGATTTGATGGTGGTAACTCAATCACACAAACAACCACAACAAGAGACACAATTATCAGAGGTTTTCAGATAGCCTCAAAAACACCATCTAACATTAGGGAGTTCAAAAAGGCATGAAGTTTCAAAAAGTTGAGCTTTATTTACGTATGATTTGCATAAACTGGTAATTTAACAGTATGAATAAATCCTAGGGCAGTAGACTGTTTGGAGACCCCAGGGCACAAATGCTGAGTTTGGAAGATTTGGTGCTGTACCCTTTGAAGCCCCCGCCTGGTCCCCGCACCCCTTGCCTGCCTGTAAAGAAGAGCCCGTACCAGGGAGCAAATCAGGGGCAAATAGCCCAGAAGCCCAGTAGTGGACAGACCTCCATGCCTGGAGGAGGAGGTCACCTCTGAGAGCAGGAGGAGCTGCTGGAACCCTTCCTCACAGCCTCCTTTTCCTGCTCTCAACACCTCCAGCTTGCAGATAGACAGCCCCAGCACTGGCAGAATGAAAAGGTCCTGATGCAGCATGGCTGTGGCTCTGGTAAATAAAAGAGGCCTCTCTTTAGTAAGGTAGAGGAGCTCAGACTGCACACCCTGGTCTCCGAAACCAAGGCTCGCTCCATGCCCAGGACTAGGGGCAGCGTGGGAGCTGCTGGCTGGGGCCATGCTCATAACCTCTTCTCTGCCACATCTATCTCCAGTGACGCTCTCAGCTCCAGGGCTCAGGCCAGTGGCTACGGCAGGTGGCATGAGGTCTGGCAGCTCGTCGCTTTGCTGGTCTTTGGCTGTATCGGTGCAGGACCCGGAGGACTCTGGAGCTACCTCTAGTTGCAGCACTGCCACTGGACGGGGCCCTCCCCATGGTGTGGGCTGTGGCTCCATAGCGGGCACTGGAAGTTCCTCTCTCTCTGCATGTGTGGCAAGAGCTGAAAAAGGAGAAAGGGTCACTGACCAGGTTTTCTGTGtctgagccccagagttcaatcTCTGCTGACAAGACCCCCACTGACCAGACCCCTGAGCGGTGGTGCTCAGAGTCCCCTACCAAAGGCCCTTCTCAGTCCACAGACCTCTCCCTTCCTTCATCAGCACCCACAGGTGACTGAGAGTCTTCTCAGGACTGGACCCCAACTCCAGGACACAGGGAGGGGCAGTTGGTCCCAGGCTCTGTGTGCTGAGCTTCACGCTTGCACCACAAGGTCCTCTGGGCCATCTCAAAGGAGGCAGTGATGTGGCCTCGAACACCTGGACACACTGTCTGGGCCTATTCCTGAGCCACACAGCCAGAGGAACAGGAAGATGTTTGTCAACCCAGGCACCCCACTCTGCTGGGTCTCCGAGGGTCCTTCCCATGGAGGCCAGATCCAGAGACACAGCACAGAGGCTGCAGGGTGACTGGCCCAGAACCCTTGAGACTAGGCTGCGGATGACAGGAGGACCGTCCCCAGACAACCAGAAGACCCTTTGCTAGTTTCTTGGTACTTCATTTCTCACCTGCTACCCTTCCCCCACCAGAAATCCCCTTCATGCAGTCAATCAGGAGAGGAAGACAGTCCCAGAATCtgtgggaagaaagaaaacaaaagatgggTGGGGAGAAGAGTTGGGAGTGTAACGTTGTGAGGGTCCTACACTATGCGTATTATTTGAGGGTCGGCTGTGATTAATTAAAGGTGTGTCTTGTAGACAACCATTACACAcactataaataaattatatatatatggagagagagagagagagagagagacagggtcttgctctgtcacccaggctgaagtgcagtggaccaaacagctcactacagccttgacttcccaggctcaagcaatcctcccacctcagcctcctgaatagctgggactacatgtgtgggTCCCCATGCCTGGCTGCTTTTGAAATggtttcttgtagagacaggatctcactgtgttatccaggctggtctggacctcctgcccccaagcaatcctccagcctcggcttctcaaactgttgggattacaggcatgagccactgcacttggcttacACATGTTTTTAAGAGGCGTACATACGAAGGTCAGTGTTGCCATGAAGTCAGGCAGGGAtgggcaaactatggcccacaaTCCAGATGAAGCCCCCCTCCTATGGTGAATAAAGGTTTACTGGAGCCACAGCTCCTCCCCTGTGTTCACTTCTTGTCTGGGGCTGCTTTGGGGCTGCAGTGGCAAAGCTGAGTAACTGTTGAGTAGGTGCAACAAAGACCACAGGGTCCACGAAGCCCAAGATGCTACTACCAGGTCCTTTGCAGAAAAATCTTGCTGAGCCctggggaggggccaggtggCAGCCGGGAGGCCGCTGGGGAGGCTGGTACAGTAATCCAGGAGAAAAATGATGGGAGCTCAGATTAAAGCAGTCATGACAAATGGCTGGAATCAGGATATATTTTGGGGGTATGACCAACAATATATGGATAAAATGGACAGTATTTAGagtttcagattttctttctgcCAAAGGATCCCtttcttaaacaaaaaaattatacaaaagatCAATTAAAAAACTGACCAggccgtgcgcagtggctcacacctgtaatcccagcactttgggaggctgaggtgggcagatcatgaggtcaggagattgagaccatcctggctaacatggcaaaaccccgtctctactaaaaatacaaaaaaaaaaattagccaggtgtggtggtgggcacctgtagtcccagctacttgggaggctgaggcaggagaatggcatgaacccaggaggcggagcttgcagtgagcagagattgggccactgcactccagcctgggcgacagagcaagactctgtctcaaaaaaaaaaaaaattaaccaaaaatcaTGTCAACAAGATTATTTGTGTGATTGAAGCTGGGGTTGAGCCTAGGCACCCTAACACCTTTTCAGCACCCGTAACACCCCGGCTGTTCCAGAGGCACCCTATAGAGCCCCTTGGGTTCCGACGAGCAGAACTTGAAACCACAGATCGGAAGGAATAGAAATCTGTGTGTCTTTCACACAAGCCGTAACATTCTAAGCTGCATCTTTGCAGTGCACTGACATGGGGCTACTTCACCCACAGCCAGCAAGTGTCTGCACCAGTGCCGGGATTTGTGTCCACCATTGTAAGAAGTCAGCTGCTTGCATGAGGCATGGTGGTGAGGAAACAATGCCACCTGGATTTCACCATTGGCTGTGTGGACTGGCTGTACCATGAGCCAGACGAATGTCTTGGGCAGACACTTTATAGATGCCAACTTGCCTGTAGACAAAGATGATGCAGAGGTGGCCTCGGGGAGGGCCTATGTGATGGGTTGAATTTGCCCCCTGAAATTCCTGTTTTTGTCCTTAGCCCCAGTGCCtgagaatgtgatcttatttggaggTAGCATCTTAtagaaataagttaaaatgaaaaatgaggtCAGTCGGGGGTGCCCAATttaatatgactgatgtccttatgaaAGGgcaaatttggacacagacatgcatAGAGGGAAGACGAGGTGAAGAGATACAGGGAAGGCCACCTACAcgccaggagagaggcctggaacagagccTTCCCCCACCGCCCTGGAAAGGGACCttccctgccgacaccttgatcttggacctacagcctccaggactgtgagacagTGAGATTCTGTTGCTGAagctgcccagtctgtggtactttaaGGAAGCCCTAGCAAACCCACGCAGCCTGGTAGCCCACAGCTGGTGAAAagatggaatgagcaatggaga encodes the following:
- the LOC129017823 gene encoding uncharacterized protein LOC129017823; this translates as MKGISGGGRVAALATHAEREELPVPAMEPQPTPWGGPRPVAVLQLEVAPESSGSCTDTAKDQQSDELPDLMPPAVATGLSPGAESVTGDRCGREEVMSMAPASSSHAAPSPGHGASLGFGDQGVQSELLYLTKERPLLFTRATAMLHQDLFILPVLGLSICKLEVLRAGKGGCEEGFQQLLLLSEVTSSSRHGGLSTTGLLGYLPLICSLVRALLYRQARGAGTRRGLQRVQHQIFQTQHLCPGVSKQSTALGFIHTVKLPVYANHT